In Salvelinus namaycush isolate Seneca chromosome 37, SaNama_1.0, whole genome shotgun sequence, the following are encoded in one genomic region:
- the LOC120031632 gene encoding soluble guanylate cyclase gcy-31-like, protein MYGLYLEAVNDYINESYGEDVWRLIEARAEIPHLKFVRHQMYNDNLILRLAKAAGEVLGKTHDELMYAFGVYMVKRIGNYGYERILKVLGRNVRDFINELDNLHEYFRFSFPKVQPPSFCVEEECETSLTLHYRSTRKGFTQFVKGQLSQVGRQFYNTDIEVEILSKEETEKMTYVIYKMNFDNAAFKHRMPQQKTAPGYEKLPMKRGIFFDMFPFSVIFRRDMTMYRIGDGLKEVFSDLQGKKVNEEFTLVRPMLEFSWDNIYTHLNNVFELLSKAVVESKQKVNVPKLSKEKEDEGKEESEKPKREEERNVTHSATHPPSVSHLLPPSVSHPLLSSGPLDVKSVEEMKGDQEFSSALTQYNSSANSGGEDIELLAFQTVTGKCSETIFEDMREPPKKPLHLKGQMKYVPQWDSLIFLSTPIIETVEDMIKMGVYVNDLNLHDSSRELILAGTQQSAELQLALDQEQQKYAQLQEIIKKLDEEKKRGDSLLYAMIPKAVADRLRKGITALETCQVFPDVTILFSDVVKFNEICIHITPMQVVDMLNEIYIVFDTLSEKHNVYKVETIRDAYMVVAGVPNKTTFHAHHICDMALDMLSSIDHLKDPSTGDNIQIRVGIHSGMVVAGVVGLKMPRYCLFGDTVNTASRMESNGVGMQIHISQTTKDHLEHEPYIIEERGKIFVKGKGYMKTYWLKGKKDLSFKTPAELRYSSEQKDSEDRSSNGSTCTNTKRSTSNLNIPNEEQAEGKPTPTELPAEPLPSLEGAPEDPTDPTEPQEKKVKKNTKNNNKGGAAKPEAPPQQVNVVQESAVPPAAAQETPTAPPATAAPVLNNKRNSFRQHTKLPVHLPMRSTSCCLL, encoded by the exons ATGTACGGCCTGTACTTGGAAGCAGTGAATGATTATATCAACGAGTCGTACGGAGAGGATGTATGGAGACTGATAGAGGCCCGGGCAGAGATACCGCATCTCAAGTTTGTCCGCCATCAGATGTACAA TGACAACCTGATCCTGCGGCTGGCCAAGGCAGCAGGCGAGGTCCTGGGGAAGACCCATGATGAGCTCATGTATGCCTTCGGGGTTTACATGGTGAAGAGGATCGGGAACTATGGCTACGAGAGGATTCTCAAG GTGTTGGGGCGTAATGTGCGTGACTTCATCAATGAGCTGGACAACCTGCACGAGTACTTCCGCTTCTCCTTCCCCAAGGTGCAGCCTCCCAGCTTCTGTGTGGAGGAGGAGTGTGAGACCAGCCTCACCCTGCACTACCGCAGCACCCGCAAGGGCTTCACCCAGTTTGTCAAAG GCCAGCTGTCTCAAGTGGGAAGGCAGTTCTACAACACAGACATTGAAGTTGAGATCCTGTCCAAAGAGGAGACTGAGAAGATGACATATgtg ATCTACAAGATGAACTTTGACAACGCTGCCTTCAAGCACCGCATGCCCCAGCAGAAGACGGCCCCAGGGTACGAGAAGCTACCCATGAAGAGGGGCATCTTTTTCGACATGTTTCCCTTTAGCGTGATCTTCCGCCGGGACATGACCATGTACCGCATCGGGGACGGTCTAAAGGAGGTCTTCTCCGACCTGCAGGGCAAGAAGGTCAACGAAGAGTTCACCCTGGTGCGACCCATGCTGGAGTTCAGCTGGGACAac ATCTACACCCACCTTAACAATGTGTTTGAGCTACTGTCCAAAGCTGTGGTGGAGAGCAAGCAGAAGGTGAATGTCCCTAAACTGAGCAAGGAAAAGGAAGACGAGGGAAAAGAGGAGAGCGAGAAAcccaagagagaggaagagagaa atgtCACTCACTCAGCCACCCATCCTCCCTCCGTCAgtcatctcctccctccctccgtcagtCATCCCCTCCTTTCCTCTGGCCCATTAGATGTGAAGTCTGTGGAGGAGATGAAGGGAGACCAGGAGTTCAGCagtgctctgactcagtacaacAGCTCAGCCAACTCAGGGGGAGAGGACATCGAGCTGCTCGCCTTCCAGACTGTCACCG GGAAGTGCAGTGAAACTATCTTCGAGGATATGAGGGAACCTCCCAAAAAGCCCCTCCACCTGAAGGGTCAAATGAAGTACGTCCCCCAGTGGGACTCGCTCATCTTCCTCAGTACGCCCAT TATAGAGACAGTGGAGGACATGATTAAAATGGGCGTCTATGTGAATGATCTGAACCTCCATGACTCCAGCCGAGAGCTCATCTTAGCCGGAACACAGCAGTCGGCTGAACTTCAGCTGGCTCTTGACCAG GAGCAGCAGAAGTACGCCCAGCTCCAGGAGATCATCAAGAAGCTTGacgaggagaagaagagaggagactcCCTCCTCTACGCCATGATCCCCAAAGCTGTGGCTGACCGGCTCAGGAAGGGTATCACGGCCCTGGAGACATGCCAG GTGTTCCCGGACGTGACCATCCTATTCAGCGACGTGGTGAAGTTCAACGAGATCTGCATCCACATCACGCCCATGCAGGTGGTGGACATGCTCAACGAGATTTACATCGTCTTCGACACGCTCAGCGAGAAGCACAACGTCTACAAG GTGGAGACCATCCGAGATGCCTACATGGTGGTGGCAGGCGTGCCCAATAAGACAACCTTCCATGCCCACCACATATGTGACATGGCCCTGGACATGCTGAGCTCCATCGACCACCTCAAAGACCCCTCCACTGGAGACAACATCCAGATCAGAGTCG GGATCCACTCAGGGATGGTGGTGGCTGGGGTGGTGGGGCTGAAGATGCCTCGCTACTGTCTGTTTGGAGACACCGTCAACACTGCCTCCCGCATGGAGAGCAATGGGGTG gGCATGCAGATCCACATAAGCCAGACCACCAAAGACCACTTGGAACATGAGCCCTACATAATTGAGGAGAGGGGAAAGATCTTTGTGAAG GGTAAAGGCTACATGAAGACATATTGGCTGAAGGGGAAGAAGGACCTGTCGTTTAAGACTCCAGCAGAGCTCCGCTACAGCAGTGAACAGAAGGACTCAGAGGACAGGAGCTCCAATGG GTCCACCTGCACCAACACCAAGCGCTCCACCTCCAACCTGAACATTCCCAACGAGGAGCAGGCAGAGGGCAAGCCCACCCCCACAGAGCTGCCTGCAGAGCCCTTACCTTCACTAGAGGGCGCCCCCGAGGACCCCACAGACCCCACCGAGCCCCAGGAGAAGAAAGTCAAAAAGAACActaagaacaacaacaaaggggGCGCGGCCAAGCCCGAAGCTCCTCCCCAGCAGGTCAATGTGGTGCAGGAGAGTGCAGTGCCTCCTGCTGCTGCCCAGGAGACCCCCACGGCCCCCCCGGCCACCGCCGCCCCAGTGCTCAACAACAAGAGGAACAGCTTCAGGCAGCACACCAAGCTGCCCGTCCACCTTCCCATGCGCAGCACTTCTTGTTGCCTACTGTGA